The Terriglobales bacterium genome includes the window GAGCGGGGTCTTGTCGATGAGGTTGCGGGTATAGTGCTGGCCATCCCAGCAGAGATAGGGTTGGAGTGAAGCCGGTTCGACGCGGTTCTTTTCCAGGAAGCTGCGGATGCTGCCGAGTTCGGAGAAGGCGGGCTCGGGGAACTTGCGCAGCCCGGCCACAAAATCAGAAATGGAAACAGTCTGCGCGGCAGCGACACTCATGGCGTCCCCCAGGTAAGAAACGTGCAGGAAATTCTGCATTATCCGGGGCGAATTTGCCACGGGAAAACCGAGGCGGTAGCATACAAAAGGGAGCGTGAGAATGCCTCGAATGGTGAAGTGCGCGAAGCTGGGCCGGGAGCTGCCGGGACTGGAGGAACCTCCCTTCGACGGGCCCATGGGGCAGAAGGTGTTCGAGAACATTTCCGAAGAGGCATGGCGGGGATGGATCGAGCATCTGAAGATGGTGATCAACGAGTACCGGCTGAACCCCGCCAACAAACAACACCAGGAACTCATCCTGCAGCACATGGAAGAGTTTTTCTTCGGACAGGGCGCAGCTCCGCCGCCGGAGTACAAGCCACAGAAATAAGCCGCTCCTGGCTGTTGGCTATGAGCTCCTAGCTACTAGCTGCCAGCTCTAGCTTGAAACTTTCAAAGGCAACTTTGATGGCAACGCGCGCGATACGGTCCGACAAAAACGCTCCTGCGGAGCGCGAGGTGGTTTTTGACGTTTTCCGGCGATGGGGATACCTGGAAGCCAATCTCGATCCTCTCGGTCACTTTGCGCCGCAATCGCATCCCGAACTAGAGAGCCTGACGGGCGCTTCGGCGGAAGAAGCGCGGCGTTATTACTGCGGCTCCGTCGGGGCAGAGTTCATGCACATGGCCGATCCGGAACGGCGGCACTGGATCGAAGAACGCATGGAAAGCGACGCGCCCGCGGCGGAGGATGCGGACCACATCCTGGAGCGTCTGATTTCGGCGGA containing:
- a CDS encoding oxidative damage protection protein encodes the protein MVKCAKLGRELPGLEEPPFDGPMGQKVFENISEEAWRGWIEHLKMVINEYRLNPANKQHQELILQHMEEFFFGQGAAPPPEYKPQK